From Pseudomonas sp. AN-1:
TGACACGCTTGAAGATTTCCATCAGTCACTTCCTTGGTTTTGGGAAACACGAAGAACTTGCCGGGCGCCCCGCTCGGCAAGATATGCGCCAGGCCGACGCCGTCGGCCTGGCGCAAGGCGCACTCACTTGGTCGGCGCTTCGCTGGCCTTGGCCTGCAGGGCGCGGATCTGCCCCATCAGCGTGGCCTGCAGCGGTTTGGGCAGGTCGGCGGGTTTGACCCAGGCCCAGCTCTTACTGAGGTCGCGCACCCGGAAGCCCTCGATCTCCACCGGGGTGCCGATGTCCATCCACGGCGGGAAGTAGCCGTGGTGCAGTTCGATGCTCAGTTTCAGCGCCGGCAGATTCCAGGTGTGCTCGTCGATGCTCGGGCCGTCGCCCACCGGGCCGGGGCGGTAGCCCCATTTCTTCGCCAGACCAGCCAGTTGCTCCTGCGCCACCACGAGTCCGGGCGGAGCGAGCAGTTGCTCATCCTTGAACAGCTCGGCCGGCGGCAGCTCGGCGCAGGCACCCAACTGGTCGACCATCGGTTCCATTTCGTAGTCGGCGAAATAGGCCTGCCAGGCCTCCAGCTCGCCCGCCAAAGCGGTGGCCGGATGCCACAGGCTGACGCTGCAGCTTTCCGGCAAGACGACGGCATCGTCCTCGACATCCACCAGCGAGAAGTCCTCGGCGAGGCGGAAGCTGCTGCGGGCGAGATCCGGCGCATCCTCGGCGCGCCAGATCAGGCTGCGGCCGACGATGCGCAGCAGCGGGTGCTGGACGAACAGACGCTGCCAGCGCGCCAGCGGCCAGCGCTTGCCGGTGACCAGCGCGCCGTACATGCGCGGCGCCTGCTGCTTGACTACGGTCTTGAGATTGCTCGCCAGCCCCTTCAGTTTGGCGCTGGCGGCCTCCCACTCGGGCTTGAGCGCGGCATCCTTCACCGCCGGAATCGACTTGGCGGCCTTGCCCTTGTCGTTGACGACGCGCAGCGACAGGTCGCCCTGCAGCTCGACGCGGTAGGCGTTGGGGCCGACCACGAGCGTCAGCCCCTCGCCCAGGCCGAAGTCCGGGGTGAGTTCGTCGAACAGCTCGGCCACGCTCATCTGCCGGCGCTGGGCGGCGGCGCGCAGGGCCTGGCGAGCGCTGCTCACCACCATGTCCTTGAGCTTGCGCGACTCGGCAATCTCCTGCACGCGCAGCAGCGCATACAAGGTGTCGACCTCGCCGAGCTGCTCGGTGGCGGCGGCGGCGCGCTGCAGGCGCGGCTTGTTCCAGACGTTGATCGCGGCGACCAGTTGGTCGACCACCCGGTCGTCGGCGTTGCCCGGCAGCAGCTTCAGCGCCCAGCGCAGCTTGGGATCGCCGTTGCTGGCGATCCAGACCTCGGCCAGCGCCAGCGCCAGGCGGGCACGGTTGTCGGCGGCAATGGGAGTGAGGAGCTTGGCCACCAGCGGCGACAGGCTGTCCTCGGCGGTGGCGGTCAGATGCAGCAGCACGCGAGCGGCGTGCTCGGACAGCGGCGCGCAGAGGGCCAGCAGTTCGGGGCTGTCGTAGTGCTTCACGCTGGCGGCGATGCGCTTGACCGTGGCGGCCTGGGCCTCGACGGCGGCCAGCGCGGCGGCGGGGTCGGCAGTCGGCGCGGCCTCGCCTGCAGCGTCTTCGGTCGGACCGGCGGCGCCCTGGCCGAGCTGCTGCAGGCGCTCCTCGACCATGCTGGCCGAGGCCGCATCGAGCTTGCCGGCGGCCAGCAGTTCGCTCAGCAACGGACCGGCCGCCGCATCGGGATGGGCGAGCAGCACGTCGCGACAGGCCAGCAGCAGGTTCTTCGGCGGCTTGCGCAGCCAGCCGGCGGCGACCAGATCGGCGGGGGCGAAACGCCCGGCGATACCGGCCAGGGCATCGCGCAGCGCCTTGGAGCTGCTGCCGGCCACCACCCTGGTGAGCACCGGCAGCGCGGCTTGCAGGCTCGCGGCATCAAGGGTCGGCAACAGATGGACCAGATCCTTGGTCGGCACCTGCACCAGGTCGTCCGGGCGGCTGGCAACCAGGTGGCGAACGATGCGCCGGTAGCGGCTGGCCTCGCAGTCGTTCTCGCAGCGCGAGGCAATCGCCGGCAGCATCAGCGGCAGCAGCTCGGGGTACGGCTCGGTGCACACCTTCCAGGCGAGGTTGAAGCTGATGTCGTAGCGCCCCCACTCGCGCAGCTGCGCGACGAAGGGCTCGGCATCCTCGCGCACCAGGCGGTCGAACACCGCGAAGGTGTATTCGCGCTCGGCCCGGTCGTGGTAGCTGAGACAGCTGAACATCTGATCGGCCAGTTGCTGGCGTCGCTTGGCGCTCGCCCCCGACCAGCGCAGCTCGATCAGGCCGGGGTCGCGGAAGGCGTTGTCGTCGTAGAGCTCGGGATGAAGGGCGAAGAATGCGTGCCACGGCGCCCAGCCGGTGGGCGCGGGTACGTCCTCGACCCGCTTGCGGTACACCTCCAGCACGTCCTTGCACAGGCGCCCGCCGCGCTCGGCCAGCGCGATCAGATCGGCCGCTTCGCTCAGGCCCGCGATGAAGGGATACCAGCCGGTGTTGTAGTCGCTGCCGACTTCCGCGCGCAGGGCGAGCGCCCACTCGATGTGCGCCAGGCAATCCTCGCGCGACATTTCCGGATACCACAGCAGGGGCAGGATACGCGCCAGCACCAGGCCCACGACCTGGTGGCCCGGCTTGCCCTCGGTGCGGGCGCGGGCCAGCCAGGCGTCGGCCAGGGCGCGCAGCTCGGCGGCCAGCTCGGGGCTGCGCCGGGGGATCTCGCGAGAGCAGTGGTACAACTGGCCGCGCGGAATCGTCATGCGGGCGAAGGCCAGCCAAGTCTCGGTGCTCGCCAGCCAGGGCGCGTCGTCGCCGCCCAGGTGCGACAGGATGTTGAGGCAGCGCTCCTCGCAGGTGCGCAAGAACTCGGCCACTTCCGCGGCACGACCGTCCTGCAGGCGCTCGGCGAGGATGCGGGCGAAGGCCGCGCGCTCCTGGGTGTCGTCGAGGTGGCGAGACAGTTCGCCCAGCGGCGCCTGGGCCGGGTCGAGTGCCGGCAGTGCGGCCCGGGCCTGGCGCTCGGCTTCCTCCGACGCCTCCCCAGCCGCCAGCTCATCTCCAGCTTCCTCCATGGCACGGAGCAGCAACTCCAGCACATCTTCTTTCTCTGCTTCGGTGTCCGCCAGGGAATCGGCCAGCAGCTCCAGCGCCTCCAGCGCCTGTTCCTCTTCGCTCAAGGGGCTGGCTTCCGTGTCTAGGGGGGTAGTGCTCATGCAAAAGACTCCTGAGTTCGGGTAATGGGTTGCGCGTGGCCCTCAGAGCCTGCGCGGGCGGCGCCCGTAACGCCGCCCGGTTGTGTCACTGCGCGGCAGTCGGGGCGTTCCAGTGCATCAGCTGCCGACCGAGCTCGTAGAACACCTCGAGGCGCTCGCCGCTGAAGGATTCGATGCTCAGCACACCGGGCCGGTCCTCCAGACGCATGTCGTGGATCGTCGGGGTGTCGATGAGATCGTCGCTGTCGAAGTAGAGAAGCTGGCCGGTGCGGTAATCGAAGAACCAGAAGCTAGGGAAGTCAGGG
This genomic window contains:
- a CDS encoding DUF4132 domain-containing protein; the protein is MSTTPLDTEASPLSEEEQALEALELLADSLADTEAEKEDVLELLLRAMEEAGDELAAGEASEEAERQARAALPALDPAQAPLGELSRHLDDTQERAAFARILAERLQDGRAAEVAEFLRTCEERCLNILSHLGGDDAPWLASTETWLAFARMTIPRGQLYHCSREIPRRSPELAAELRALADAWLARARTEGKPGHQVVGLVLARILPLLWYPEMSREDCLAHIEWALALRAEVGSDYNTGWYPFIAGLSEAADLIALAERGGRLCKDVLEVYRKRVEDVPAPTGWAPWHAFFALHPELYDDNAFRDPGLIELRWSGASAKRRQQLADQMFSCLSYHDRAEREYTFAVFDRLVREDAEPFVAQLREWGRYDISFNLAWKVCTEPYPELLPLMLPAIASRCENDCEASRYRRIVRHLVASRPDDLVQVPTKDLVHLLPTLDAASLQAALPVLTRVVAGSSSKALRDALAGIAGRFAPADLVAAGWLRKPPKNLLLACRDVLLAHPDAAAGPLLSELLAAGKLDAASASMVEERLQQLGQGAAGPTEDAAGEAAPTADPAAALAAVEAQAATVKRIAASVKHYDSPELLALCAPLSEHAARVLLHLTATAEDSLSPLVAKLLTPIAADNRARLALALAEVWIASNGDPKLRWALKLLPGNADDRVVDQLVAAINVWNKPRLQRAAAATEQLGEVDTLYALLRVQEIAESRKLKDMVVSSARQALRAAAQRRQMSVAELFDELTPDFGLGEGLTLVVGPNAYRVELQGDLSLRVVNDKGKAAKSIPAVKDAALKPEWEAASAKLKGLASNLKTVVKQQAPRMYGALVTGKRWPLARWQRLFVQHPLLRIVGRSLIWRAEDAPDLARSSFRLAEDFSLVDVEDDAVVLPESCSVSLWHPATALAGELEAWQAYFADYEMEPMVDQLGACAELPPAELFKDEQLLAPPGLVVAQEQLAGLAKKWGYRPGPVGDGPSIDEHTWNLPALKLSIELHHGYFPPWMDIGTPVEIEGFRVRDLSKSWAWVKPADLPKPLQATLMGQIRALQAKASEAPTK